A single window of Mycobacterium sp. ITM-2016-00318 DNA harbors:
- the mraY gene encoding phospho-N-acetylmuramoyl-pentapeptide-transferase: MRQILIAVGIALTVSILLTPVLIGLFTRQGFGHEIREDGPPSHAKKRGTPSMGGVAILAGIWAGYLGTHLVGLALDGQGPSASGLLALALATALGIVGFVDDLIKIRRSRNLGLNKTAKTIGMLAAAVIFGVLALQFRNADGLTPGSAELSYVREIATVTLAPAIFVLFCVLIVYAWSNAVNFTDGLDGLAAGAMAMVCAAYVIITFWQFRNACASAPGVGCYNVRDPLDLALIAAATAGACIGFLWWNAAPAKIFMGDTGSLALGGVIAALSVLSRTEMLAVVLGALFVAEVTSVVVQILAFRTTGRRVFRMAPFHHHFELVGWAETTVIIRFWLLTAIACGLGVALFYSEWLTTVGA; the protein is encoded by the coding sequence ATGAGGCAGATCCTCATCGCCGTCGGTATCGCGCTGACGGTGTCGATCCTGCTGACACCTGTGCTGATCGGGCTCTTCACCCGGCAGGGCTTCGGCCACGAGATCCGCGAGGACGGCCCGCCGAGCCACGCCAAGAAGCGCGGCACCCCGTCGATGGGCGGCGTCGCGATCCTGGCGGGCATCTGGGCGGGCTACCTCGGCACGCATCTCGTGGGGCTGGCACTCGACGGGCAGGGACCGTCGGCGTCGGGACTGCTCGCTCTCGCGCTTGCGACCGCACTCGGCATCGTCGGCTTCGTCGACGACCTGATCAAGATCCGCCGGTCGCGCAACCTCGGCCTGAACAAGACCGCGAAGACCATCGGCATGCTGGCGGCGGCGGTCATCTTCGGTGTGCTTGCGTTGCAGTTCCGCAACGCCGACGGGCTCACCCCGGGCAGCGCCGAACTGTCGTACGTGCGCGAAATCGCAACGGTCACATTGGCTCCCGCGATCTTCGTGCTGTTCTGCGTGCTAATCGTCTACGCCTGGTCGAACGCGGTGAACTTCACCGACGGGCTCGACGGGTTGGCCGCGGGCGCGATGGCGATGGTGTGCGCGGCCTACGTGATCATTACGTTCTGGCAGTTCCGCAATGCCTGCGCGTCGGCGCCGGGTGTCGGCTGTTACAACGTGCGCGACCCGCTTGACCTCGCGCTGATTGCCGCGGCGACGGCAGGGGCCTGCATCGGGTTTTTGTGGTGGAACGCCGCGCCCGCGAAGATCTTCATGGGCGACACCGGCTCGCTCGCGCTCGGCGGCGTCATCGCCGCGCTGTCGGTGCTGAGCCGCACCGAAATGCTCGCCGTCGTGCTCGGCGCGCTGTTCGTCGCGGAGGTGACATCGGTGGTGGTGCAGATCCTGGCGTTCCGCACGACGGGTCGACGGGTGTTCCGGATGGCGCCGTTCCATCACCACTTCGAACTCGTCGGGTGGGCCGAGACCACCGTGATCATCCGCTTCTGGTTGTTGACCGCGATCGCGTGCGGCCTCGGTGTTGCGCTCTTCTACAGCGAGTGGCTCACCACAGTCGGAGCCTGA
- the pgeF gene encoding peptidoglycan editing factor PgeF has product MSVRVRRVTTTRAGGVSAPPYDTFNLGDHVGDDSAAVATNRKRLASAIGLDTDAVVWMNQVHGDRVVRVDGPREGGAGTVDDTDGLVTTTPRLALAVVTADCVPVLMADTRAGVVAAVHAGRVGAQIGVVARAVEAMCDAGANPEDISVLFGPSVSGRNYEVPAAMADEVEAALPGSRTTTSRGTPGLDLRAGIARQLTGLGVTAIDADPRCTMEDPNLFSHRRDAPTGRLASVVWIE; this is encoded by the coding sequence GTGAGTGTTCGGGTTCGGCGCGTGACCACCACCCGCGCCGGCGGCGTCTCGGCGCCGCCCTATGACACGTTCAACCTCGGCGACCACGTTGGCGACGACTCGGCGGCCGTCGCGACCAACAGGAAGCGGCTGGCGTCGGCCATCGGGTTGGACACCGATGCGGTGGTCTGGATGAACCAGGTGCACGGCGACCGCGTGGTGCGGGTTGACGGTCCTCGAGAAGGGGGAGCGGGCACAGTCGATGACACCGACGGATTGGTGACGACCACGCCGCGATTGGCATTGGCTGTCGTAACGGCCGATTGCGTTCCCGTTCTCATGGCCGATACCCGTGCCGGGGTGGTGGCGGCCGTCCACGCAGGCCGGGTCGGCGCGCAGATCGGCGTGGTGGCGCGCGCGGTCGAGGCGATGTGTGACGCCGGTGCGAACCCTGAAGACATCTCCGTGCTGTTCGGCCCTTCGGTCAGCGGCCGCAACTACGAGGTGCCCGCCGCGATGGCCGACGAGGTCGAGGCGGCCCTGCCCGGCAGCAGGACAACCACCTCGCGGGGTACGCCAGGACTGGACCTGCGAGCCGGAATCGCCCGGCAATTAACGGGTTTGGGCGTCACCGCCATCGATGCCGACCCTCGGTGCACGATGGAGGATCCCAACCTGTTCAGCCATCGGCGGGATGCCCCGACCGGACGGCTGGCGTCCGTGGTCTGGATCGAGTAA
- the murC gene encoding UDP-N-acetylmuramate--L-alanine ligase — protein sequence MSTISLPDELHRVHMVGIGGAGMSGIARILLDRGGLVSGSDAKESRGVAALRARGAVIRIGHDESSLGLLPGGPTAVVTTHAAIPKTNPELVEARRRGIPVILRPVVLARLMDGYTTLMVTGTHGKTTTTSMLIVALQHCGFDPSFAVGGDLGEAGTNAHHGSGDCFVAEADESDGSLLEYTPNVAVVTNIEADHLDFFGSAEAYGAVFDDFVERLAPGGAVVVCTDDPGAAALAERTAALGIRVLRYGSDGRDDLAGRLVSWEQQNTGAVAHIQLAGEHHQRAMRMSVPGRHMALNALAALLAAVEVGAPAERVIDGLAGFEGVRRRFELVGTAHGVRVFDDYAHHPTEVRATLGAVRTVTEQSGHGRSVVVFQPHLYSRTAAFAREFGEALDIADEVFVLDVYAAREQPMAGVSGASVAQHVSKPVHYLPDFSAVAEQVAKAVRRDDVVITMGAGDVTMLGPEIVDALAARANRSAPQHEPETGAQ from the coding sequence GTGAGCACCATTTCGCTGCCCGACGAGCTCCACCGGGTGCACATGGTGGGCATCGGTGGAGCAGGCATGTCGGGGATCGCCCGCATCCTGCTCGACCGGGGTGGGCTGGTGTCGGGCTCCGACGCCAAGGAGTCGCGCGGGGTCGCCGCGCTGCGTGCGCGGGGTGCGGTGATCCGCATCGGCCATGACGAGTCCTCGCTTGGCCTGCTGCCGGGCGGGCCGACCGCGGTGGTGACCACCCATGCGGCCATCCCCAAGACCAACCCCGAGCTCGTCGAGGCACGGCGCCGCGGTATCCCGGTGATACTGCGGCCGGTGGTGCTGGCCCGGCTGATGGACGGTTACACCACCCTGATGGTGACCGGTACACACGGCAAGACCACGACGACGTCGATGCTCATCGTGGCGTTGCAGCACTGCGGATTCGATCCTTCGTTCGCCGTCGGCGGTGATCTCGGTGAGGCCGGGACGAACGCCCACCACGGCAGCGGCGACTGTTTCGTCGCCGAGGCGGACGAAAGCGATGGCTCGCTGCTGGAGTACACACCGAATGTCGCCGTGGTGACCAACATCGAAGCAGACCACCTCGACTTCTTCGGCAGCGCAGAGGCTTACGGCGCTGTGTTCGACGACTTCGTCGAGCGGTTGGCGCCGGGCGGCGCGGTGGTCGTATGCACCGACGATCCGGGCGCGGCCGCGCTGGCCGAACGCACGGCGGCGCTGGGCATCCGGGTGCTGCGGTACGGCAGCGACGGCCGGGACGACCTGGCGGGCAGGCTGGTCAGCTGGGAGCAGCAGAACACCGGCGCGGTGGCGCACATTCAACTGGCAGGCGAACACCATCAGCGGGCGATGCGGATGTCGGTGCCTGGCAGGCATATGGCGCTCAATGCGCTCGCGGCGCTGCTCGCGGCGGTCGAAGTGGGGGCGCCCGCCGAGCGCGTCATCGACGGGCTCGCCGGTTTCGAGGGTGTGCGGCGCCGCTTCGAGTTGGTCGGCACGGCGCACGGGGTGCGGGTGTTCGACGACTACGCCCACCACCCGACCGAGGTTCGTGCCACCCTCGGGGCGGTTCGGACCGTCACCGAGCAGAGCGGTCACGGTCGTTCGGTGGTGGTGTTTCAGCCGCACTTGTATTCGCGCACGGCAGCATTCGCGCGCGAGTTCGGCGAAGCGCTCGACATCGCCGACGAGGTCTTCGTGCTCGACGTGTACGCCGCGCGGGAGCAGCCGATGGCAGGTGTCAGCGGAGCTTCGGTGGCACAGCACGTGAGCAAGCCGGTGCACTACCTGCCTGACTTCTCCGCGGTCGCCGAGCAGGTCGCCAAGGCGGTACGCAGGGACGATGTGGTCATCACGATGGGGGCGGGCGATGTCACGATGCTCGGTCCCGAGATCGTCGATGCGCTCGCGGCACGGGCCAACAGGTCAGCGCCGCAACACGAACCGGAAACGGGCGCGCAGTGA
- a CDS encoding DivIVA domain-containing protein → MPLTPADVHNVAFSKPPIGKRGYNEDEVDAFLDLVENELTRLVEENADLRQRVTELDSELSSARAGGGAQSQPTQAIPLYQPEPEPEPAPAPVYEAPPQPPPAPASEDQHLKAARVLSLAQDTADRLTTTAKAESDKLLADARSQADQMVSEARATAESTVAEARQRADTMLADAQTRSETQLRQAQEKADALQADAERKHSEIMGTINQQRTVLEGRLEQLRTFEREYRTRLKTYLESQLEELGQRGSAAPVDSSANNDGGAGFNQFNRGNN, encoded by the coding sequence ATGCCGCTCACTCCAGCCGACGTCCACAACGTCGCGTTCAGCAAGCCACCCATCGGCAAGCGCGGCTACAACGAGGACGAGGTCGATGCCTTCCTCGATCTGGTCGAGAACGAGCTGACCCGGCTCGTCGAGGAGAACGCCGACCTTCGTCAGCGAGTGACCGAACTGGACTCCGAGCTGAGCAGCGCACGGGCAGGCGGTGGAGCCCAGTCTCAGCCGACGCAGGCCATCCCGCTGTATCAGCCCGAGCCCGAACCCGAGCCGGCGCCGGCGCCCGTTTACGAAGCCCCGCCGCAGCCGCCACCCGCACCTGCGAGTGAGGACCAGCATCTCAAGGCTGCCCGCGTGCTCAGCCTGGCGCAGGACACCGCCGACAGGTTGACCACGACCGCCAAGGCCGAGTCGGACAAGCTGTTGGCCGACGCCCGGTCGCAGGCCGACCAGATGGTCAGCGAGGCGAGGGCGACCGCGGAGTCCACCGTCGCCGAGGCGCGTCAGCGGGCGGACACGATGCTCGCCGATGCACAGACCCGCTCGGAGACCCAACTGCGTCAGGCCCAGGAGAAGGCCGATGCGCTGCAGGCGGATGCCGAGCGCAAGCACTCCGAGATCATGGGCACCATCAACCAGCAGCGCACCGTGCTCGAAGGCCGGCTGGAGCAGCTGCGCACGTTCGAGCGCGAATACCGCACCAGGCTCAAGACCTACCTGGAATCCCAGCTCGAGGAGCTCGGCCAGCGCGGCTCGGCGGCGCCGGTCGACTCGAGCGCCAACAATGACGGCGGCGCGGGCTTCAATCAGTTCAACCGCGGCAACAACTAA
- the ftsZ gene encoding cell division protein FtsZ, whose protein sequence is MTPPHNYLAVIKVVGIGGGGVNAVNRMIEHGLKGVEFIAINTDAQALLMSDADVKLDVGRDSTRGLGAGADPEVGRKAADDAKDDIEELLRGADMVFVTAGEGGGTGTGGAPVVANIARKLGALTVGVVTRPFSFEGKRRSNQAEAGISALRESCDTLIVIPNDRLLQMGDAAVSLMDAFRSADEVLLNGVQGITDLITTPGLINVDFADVKGIMSGAGTALMGIGSARGDGRALKAAEIAINSPLLEASMEGAQGVLMSIAGGSDLGLFEINEAASLVQDAAHLEANIIFGTVIDDSLGDEVRVTVIAAGFDAAGPSRKPVVGGNGQAIAPATAGKVTSSLFEPADAASVPVHTNGSTVSIGGDDDDDVDVPPFMRH, encoded by the coding sequence ATGACCCCCCCGCACAACTACCTCGCCGTCATCAAGGTGGTCGGAATCGGCGGCGGCGGCGTCAACGCCGTCAACCGGATGATCGAGCACGGCCTCAAGGGCGTTGAGTTCATCGCGATCAACACCGACGCACAGGCGCTGTTGATGAGCGATGCCGACGTCAAGCTCGACGTCGGCCGCGACTCCACAAGGGGACTCGGCGCCGGCGCCGACCCGGAGGTCGGGCGAAAAGCCGCCGACGACGCCAAGGACGACATCGAGGAGCTCCTGCGCGGCGCGGACATGGTGTTCGTGACCGCAGGCGAGGGCGGTGGCACCGGCACCGGCGGGGCGCCCGTCGTCGCCAACATCGCACGCAAGCTCGGCGCGCTCACGGTCGGCGTGGTGACAAGGCCGTTCTCATTCGAGGGCAAGCGGCGAAGCAATCAGGCCGAAGCGGGCATCTCCGCGCTGCGCGAGAGCTGCGACACCTTGATCGTCATCCCCAATGACCGCCTGCTGCAGATGGGCGACGCCGCGGTGTCGCTGATGGACGCGTTCCGCAGCGCCGACGAGGTGCTGCTCAACGGAGTGCAGGGCATCACCGACCTGATCACCACTCCCGGTCTGATCAACGTGGACTTCGCCGACGTCAAGGGCATCATGTCCGGCGCGGGCACGGCTCTGATGGGCATCGGCTCGGCGCGCGGCGACGGACGGGCGCTGAAGGCGGCTGAGATCGCCATCAACTCGCCGCTGCTCGAGGCGTCGATGGAGGGTGCCCAGGGCGTGCTGATGTCCATCGCGGGCGGCAGCGACCTCGGGCTGTTCGAGATCAACGAGGCCGCTTCGCTGGTGCAGGACGCCGCACACCTCGAGGCCAACATCATCTTCGGCACAGTGATCGACGATTCACTCGGCGACGAGGTGCGGGTCACGGTGATCGCCGCAGGCTTCGACGCAGCGGGACCGAGTCGCAAGCCGGTGGTCGGCGGCAACGGCCAGGCCATCGCGCCCGCGACAGCCGGCAAGGTGACCTCGTCGCTGTTCGAGCCCGCCGATGCCGCCAGCGTCCCGGTGCACACCAACGGCTCGACGGTCAGCATCGGTGGCGACGATGACGACGACGTCGACGTGCCACCGTTCATGCGGCACTGA
- a CDS encoding cell division protein FtsQ/DivIB, producing the protein MEPTPAEEPPPAEEFEGPRRRARREREARREAQARAVAIEQARRDAKRRVQGKATEDAKPVGRGAVRGLKLVVWTVLLVVLFVGLGLLLYFTPIMAARNVVITGVGTVTQEEVIAAAAVKQGTPLLQVNTDDVAERVATIRRIATARVQREYPSTLRITVVERVPVAVKDFPDGPHLFDRDGVDFATGPPPPNLPYLEVDNPGPSDPPTKAALAVMTALRPEVAGQVARVSAPSVASITLTLVDGREVVWGTTDRTEEKAQKLAALLTQPGHTYDVSSPDLPTVK; encoded by the coding sequence CTGGAGCCGACGCCCGCCGAAGAACCCCCGCCTGCTGAGGAGTTCGAGGGCCCGCGCAGGCGCGCCAGGCGGGAACGCGAAGCGCGCCGCGAGGCGCAAGCCCGCGCCGTCGCGATCGAACAAGCGCGGCGCGATGCCAAGCGGCGCGTACAGGGTAAGGCGACCGAAGATGCCAAACCCGTTGGACGGGGCGCAGTTCGGGGCCTGAAGCTGGTGGTGTGGACGGTTCTGTTGGTTGTGCTGTTCGTCGGGCTCGGCCTATTGCTGTATTTCACCCCGATCATGGCGGCGCGCAACGTGGTCATCACCGGAGTCGGCACGGTGACACAGGAAGAGGTCATCGCCGCCGCTGCCGTCAAGCAGGGCACCCCGCTTCTGCAGGTCAACACCGACGACGTGGCCGAGCGGGTGGCCACCATCCGCCGGATCGCCACCGCGCGGGTGCAGCGCGAGTATCCGTCGACCCTTCGCATCACGGTCGTCGAGCGGGTGCCCGTGGCGGTCAAGGATTTTCCGGACGGACCGCATCTGTTCGACCGTGACGGGGTGGACTTCGCGACAGGGCCGCCGCCGCCCAACCTGCCCTACCTCGAGGTCGACAACCCAGGACCGAGCGATCCGCCGACCAAGGCGGCACTCGCGGTGATGACCGCGCTGCGGCCGGAGGTGGCCGGACAGGTCGCGCGGGTGTCGGCGCCGTCGGTCGCGTCGATCACGCTGACGTTGGTCGACGGCAGGGAAGTGGTGTGGGGCACCACCGACCGCACGGAGGAGAAGGCGCAGAAGCTTGCCGCGCTGCTGACCCAGCCGGGCCACACCTATGACGTGTCGAGCCCCGATTTGCCGACGGTCAAGTGA
- a CDS encoding YggS family pyridoxal phosphate-dependent enzyme — translation MATTREAELVDALTAVRERLSDAAKAAGRNSDEIELLPITKFFPATDVLILSQLGCDAFGESREQEAAAKAAECNSAGPASPIRWHMVGRIQRNKARSIANWAYAAHSVDSARLITALDRASTDALAEGARAAPLRVYIQLSLDGDPERGGVDIARPDLVDELCAQAQAAEGLEFVGLMGVPPLGSDAEEAFARLHAEHQRVQVLYQQRLELSAGMSGDLEAAVEHGSTCVRVGTALLGQRPLTSP, via the coding sequence ATGGCAACCACGCGGGAGGCCGAACTCGTCGATGCGCTCACGGCGGTGCGCGAACGACTGTCCGACGCTGCCAAAGCCGCGGGTCGTAACAGTGACGAAATTGAATTGCTCCCGATTACGAAATTCTTTCCAGCAACCGATGTGCTAATTCTGTCGCAATTGGGCTGCGATGCATTCGGCGAATCGCGCGAGCAAGAAGCGGCCGCCAAAGCGGCCGAATGTAATTCTGCCGGACCCGCCTCGCCGATTCGCTGGCACATGGTCGGGCGGATACAGCGCAACAAGGCGCGGTCGATTGCCAACTGGGCCTACGCCGCGCACTCGGTGGACAGCGCCAGGCTGATCACCGCGCTGGACAGGGCGTCGACCGATGCGCTCGCCGAGGGGGCGCGCGCAGCGCCGTTGCGGGTCTACATCCAGCTCAGCCTCGACGGCGACCCCGAACGCGGGGGCGTCGACATCGCCCGGCCCGACCTCGTCGACGAACTGTGCGCACAGGCGCAGGCGGCGGAGGGGTTGGAGTTCGTCGGCTTGATGGGTGTTCCGCCGCTCGGCTCGGACGCCGAAGAGGCCTTCGCGCGTTTGCACGCCGAGCATCAGCGGGTACAAGTCCTGTACCAGCAGCGCCTCGAACTTTCGGCCGGGATGTCCGGCGACCTCGAGGCGGCAGTCGAACATGGTTCGACGTGTGTGCGTGTCGGTACCGCGCTATTGGGGCAACGTCCTCTAACGTCACCCTGA
- the murD gene encoding UDP-N-acetylmuramoyl-L-alanine--D-glutamate ligase, which produces MNRRAVAPLVPGTRVLVTGAGITGRSVSAALESTGVRLTICDDDPLALQRLVTPASVVTTAEAVDRIADYALVVTSPGFAPTTPVLAAAAAADVPIWGDVELAWRLDQAGWFGTPKRWLVVTGTNGKTTTTSMLHAMLVAGGRHAVLCGNIGNPVIDMLAEPAELLAVELSSFQLHWAPSLRPDAGVVLNVAEDHLDWHGSMDAYAADKARALNGRVAVAGLDDPVAAGLLDRAAAELRVGFRLGDPAAGELGVRDGALVDRAFADGLVLADSASIPVPGPVGVLNALAAAALARAVDVPAGAIADALTSFHLGPHRAEKVAEVDGVTFVDDSKATNPHAAHASIAAYPRVVWIAGGLLKGASVDELVAEVANRLVGAVLIGRDRALVANALSRHAPDVPVVEVVTGEDSVVLETNESDVNSVTRLMTEVVAAARRLARPGDTVLLAPAGASFDQFSGYAERGDAFAAAVHAAR; this is translated from the coding sequence GTGAACCGCCGCGCCGTCGCGCCGCTCGTGCCCGGCACCCGCGTGCTGGTGACCGGTGCTGGCATCACCGGCCGATCGGTGAGCGCCGCACTCGAGTCGACGGGTGTGCGGCTGACCATCTGCGACGACGACCCGCTGGCCCTCCAGCGACTCGTCACGCCCGCGTCCGTCGTCACCACCGCCGAGGCCGTCGACCGCATCGCCGACTACGCCCTCGTCGTCACCAGCCCCGGATTTGCGCCAACCACACCGGTTCTGGCCGCCGCAGCGGCAGCGGATGTACCGATCTGGGGTGACGTCGAGTTGGCCTGGCGGCTGGATCAGGCCGGCTGGTTCGGCACCCCGAAGCGCTGGTTGGTGGTGACGGGCACCAACGGCAAGACGACCACCACGTCGATGCTGCACGCGATGCTGGTCGCAGGCGGGCGCCATGCCGTGCTGTGCGGCAACATCGGTAACCCGGTGATCGACATGCTCGCCGAACCCGCCGAGCTGCTCGCAGTGGAGTTGTCGAGCTTCCAGCTGCACTGGGCGCCGTCGCTGCGGCCGGACGCTGGGGTGGTGCTCAACGTCGCCGAGGACCATCTCGACTGGCACGGTTCGATGGACGCGTACGCCGCCGACAAGGCGCGGGCGCTGAACGGCCGGGTGGCCGTCGCCGGGCTGGACGATCCGGTCGCGGCCGGGCTTCTCGATCGGGCGGCAGCGGAGCTTCGGGTCGGGTTCAGGCTCGGCGACCCGGCCGCGGGGGAGTTGGGGGTTCGTGACGGCGCGCTGGTCGACCGCGCCTTCGCCGACGGCCTGGTGCTCGCCGACAGCGCGTCGATCCCGGTGCCCGGTCCCGTCGGTGTGCTCAACGCGCTGGCGGCCGCCGCCCTTGCCCGCGCGGTCGACGTGCCCGCCGGGGCGATCGCCGATGCGCTGACGTCGTTTCACCTCGGCCCGCACCGCGCCGAGAAGGTGGCGGAGGTCGACGGCGTGACCTTCGTCGACGACTCCAAGGCCACCAACCCGCACGCCGCCCACGCATCCATCGCGGCGTACCCGCGGGTGGTGTGGATCGCCGGTGGATTGCTCAAGGGCGCATCGGTCGACGAGTTGGTCGCCGAGGTGGCGAACCGCCTGGTCGGGGCGGTGCTGATCGGTCGGGACCGCGCGCTGGTCGCCAACGCGTTATCGCGACACGCCCCGGATGTACCCGTTGTGGAGGTTGTGACGGGGGAGGATTCTGTGGTGCTTGAGACTAATGAGTCAGATGTGAATTCTGTGACTCGCTTGATGACTGAGGTCGTGGCCGCCGCCCGTCGGCTGGCGCGCCCGGGCGACACAGTGCTGCTGGCTCCCGCAGGCGCATCCTTCGACCAGTTCAGCGGGTACGCCGAGCGTGGAGACGCCTTCGCGGCCGCCGTGCACGCGGCGCGGTAG
- a CDS encoding YggT family protein, translating to MALFFEILGFALFVFWLLLIARVVVEFIRSFSRDWQPRGLTVVVLEVIMTLTDPPVKLLRRIIPQLTIGAIRFDLSIMVLLLIAFIGMQLAFSAAA from the coding sequence TTGGCCCTGTTCTTTGAGATTCTGGGTTTCGCGCTGTTCGTCTTCTGGCTGCTCCTCATCGCCAGGGTCGTCGTCGAATTCATCCGCTCGTTCAGCCGCGACTGGCAGCCGAGGGGCCTCACCGTGGTTGTGCTCGAGGTGATCATGACGCTCACAGATCCCCCGGTGAAGCTGCTGCGCCGCATTATTCCGCAGCTCACGATAGGGGCGATCCGCTTCGACCTGTCGATCATGGTGCTGCTGCTCATCGCTTTCATCGGGATGCAGTTGGCGTTCAGCGCGGCGGCGTGA
- the murG gene encoding undecaprenyldiphospho-muramoylpentapeptide beta-N-acetylglucosaminyltransferase — protein sequence MNGPISVIIAGGGTAGHIEPAMAVADALRLLEPGVRITALGTQRGLETRLIPARGYHLELITPVPLPRKPSVDLLRLPWRVRRAVKETRRVFDDVDADVVVGFGGYVAVPAYLAARRRRLPVVVHEANASAGWANKLGARSARRVLSAVADCGLPRAEVVGVPVRSAITSLDRMAERAKARAHFGFADDARVLLVFGGSQGAQSINRAVAPAAKDLAAAGVSVLHAHGPKNTLDLREPADGDPPYVAVPYLDRMDLAYAAADLAICRSGAMTVAEVSAVGLPAVYVPLPIGNGEQRLNALPVVNAGGGLLVDDADLTPEFVGDTVAALLNDTPRLAAMTAAAAMAGHRDAAEKVAEIAVEVAWSRKSGR from the coding sequence GTGAATGGGCCCATCTCGGTAATCATCGCCGGCGGCGGGACGGCGGGCCACATCGAACCCGCCATGGCCGTCGCCGATGCGCTGCGCCTGCTGGAACCGGGCGTGCGGATCACCGCGCTCGGCACTCAGCGCGGACTGGAGACCCGGCTCATACCGGCGCGGGGTTATCACCTCGAACTCATCACGCCTGTCCCGCTGCCGCGTAAGCCCAGCGTCGACCTGCTGCGGCTGCCCTGGCGGGTGCGCCGTGCCGTCAAGGAGACCCGTCGCGTCTTCGACGACGTCGACGCCGATGTCGTCGTCGGGTTCGGCGGCTACGTCGCGGTGCCCGCCTACCTTGCTGCACGCAGGCGCCGGTTGCCGGTCGTTGTGCACGAAGCCAACGCCAGCGCGGGCTGGGCCAACAAGCTCGGCGCCCGCTCGGCGCGCCGGGTGCTGTCCGCGGTCGCCGACTGCGGTCTGCCGCGCGCCGAGGTGGTCGGTGTGCCGGTGCGGTCGGCGATCACCTCCCTGGACCGGATGGCGGAGCGGGCAAAGGCCCGCGCCCACTTCGGGTTCGCCGACGATGCACGGGTACTGCTGGTGTTCGGCGGATCGCAGGGCGCCCAGTCGATCAACCGCGCGGTCGCACCCGCGGCCAAGGACCTCGCCGCCGCCGGTGTGTCGGTGCTGCACGCGCACGGGCCGAAGAACACCCTCGATCTGCGTGAGCCTGCCGATGGTGACCCGCCGTACGTCGCGGTGCCCTACCTCGACCGCATGGATCTCGCTTACGCCGCAGCCGATCTCGCGATCTGCCGGTCCGGCGCGATGACGGTGGCCGAGGTGTCAGCCGTTGGGCTGCCCGCGGTGTACGTGCCGCTGCCGATCGGCAATGGCGAACAGCGGCTGAACGCACTGCCCGTCGTGAACGCAGGCGGCGGCCTTCTGGTCGACGACGCCGACCTCACGCCCGAGTTCGTCGGCGACACGGTCGCGGCCCTGCTCAACGACACTCCGCGACTGGCCGCGATGACCGCCGCAGCGGCCATGGCGGGCCACCGCGACGCCGCGGAGAAGGTCGCCGAAATCGCCGTGGAGGTGGCCTGGAGCCGAAAGTCGGGCCGGTGA
- a CDS encoding cell division protein SepF → MSTLHKVKAYFGMAPMDDYDDEYYDDEDRPARAYPRRERFADEGYGRYDDRYDDEEMPGGYRGEGRFHPRDFDRAAPRFAPLRGSTRGALAMDPRRMAMLFDESSPLSKITTLRPKDYSEARTIGERFRDGTPVIMDLVTMDNADAKRLVDFAAGLAFALRGSFDKVATKVFLLSPADVDVTPDDRRRIAETGFYAYQ, encoded by the coding sequence ATGAGCACACTGCACAAGGTCAAGGCGTACTTCGGCATGGCGCCTATGGACGACTACGACGACGAGTACTACGACGACGAGGACCGTCCCGCCCGCGCCTATCCGCGCCGTGAGCGGTTCGCCGACGAGGGCTACGGCCGCTACGACGACCGTTACGACGACGAGGAGATGCCAGGCGGCTACCGCGGCGAGGGCCGTTTCCACCCGCGCGACTTCGATCGTGCCGCACCGAGGTTCGCGCCCCTGCGCGGTTCGACCCGCGGCGCGCTTGCCATGGATCCGCGCCGGATGGCGATGCTGTTCGACGAGAGCAGCCCGCTGTCGAAGATCACCACGCTGCGGCCCAAGGATTACAGCGAGGCGCGCACCATCGGCGAGCGCTTCCGTGACGGCACACCGGTGATCATGGACCTGGTCACCATGGACAACGCCGATGCCAAGCGGCTTGTCGACTTCGCCGCCGGTCTCGCGTTCGCGCTGCGCGGCTCGTTCGACAAGGTTGCGACCAAGGTGTTCCTGCTGTCGCCCGCCGACGTCGATGTCACCCCCGATGACCGCAGGCGCATCGCAGAGACCGGCTTCTACGCCTATCAGTAG